The genomic interval CGCCACGGCGAAGCGGATGTGCGTCGGACGGTCGATCGGGTAGTCGCGGCCCCACAGCCCGCCGCCGGAGTACTGCACCGTCAGTCCGAGCGGCGAACCGCCGCCGTAGATATAGGAGGTGGTGTGGTCGGTCAGCAGGGCCAGTCCGTAGCCGCCGTCGCGCTCCGCGAGGTCGGCCCAGTGGAGCAGGATGTCGTGTTTGATGTTGTCCCACGTCGAGAAGCGGGTGTCCTTCAGGCGGCTTTTGCAGACGTCGAACGGCGCGTCCTTATAGAGTTCGGGGGCGTCGAGCGCCACCGGAAAGTAGATGTTGAGCTTGTAGCGGCTGTCGTAGAAGGCGCGGCGGTTCTTGTTGAAGGCGTCCTTCTGGGCGAATTCGCCGATGCCGACGTTGTGTTTCCAGTCGATCCGCAGGTCGAAGTCGATCTTGCGGTCGCCCTTGCGGAGCGTGATCGTCTCGGTGAAGGGGTGCGATGCGATGGCGCCGCGGATGCGGATGCGCTTCTCCAGGTCGTTGTCGCAGAGGACCGAGACCTCGGCCGGCGTTTCGGTCGAGGAGCGGAAGCGTCCCTCCTCGTAGAAGTGGCCCCGCAGTTCGCCCAGCGCGTAGTCGCTGCCGGCGTCGGCATATTCCCTGCCGCCGAGGTGCTTGGCCACGAGGCTCGTGACGATGCCGCCGCGTGCGGGGTCGATCTCGAGGCGGTACATGTCGTTTTCGACGACGATGCGGCCCTCCGTCGCGGCGTGCGGCGCGGTTTGCGCTCCCTTCTGCGGACGGCCTTCCCGGACGGTGTAGGTCGTGTAGCCGAAGGCGGGAACCTCGGCCTCGAAGAGCAGGCTCTTCGTCCCGTCCGAGGTCGTGAGGACGCTGCCGACCTTCTTCCCGTGGATGTCCCGCACGACGGCCCCCTCCGCGTCGAATCCTTCGGGCAGCGCGGCGCGGACCACCTCGCGGCGCGGCGTGCCGAGCGTGTTGCAGACCCTTATGCCGAACTCCTTCCTGCCGTTTCCGGCCGCAGCGAGGCTCCCCTCGGCCGCGGCGACGATGCCGGCGCAGATCGAATCGGTGGCCGCCGTCCAGCGGTGGATGTGGTCGGCCCAGGTCCCTTTGCCGTGCAGGCCGTTGTAGGGTACGATCCACGAATCGTGGTGCTGGGCGAGCATCAGCGTCCGCCACGCCTCGTCCATGTCGCCCTGTTTGTACAGGTAGCCGTTCGAGAGATTGGCGATGGCGCCCATCTTCTCGGCCGTCGAGAGGCTGTTCTCGGCGCGGCGCACTTCGCGGGCGATGCGCTGCATGACCTGGCTGCCCCACATGAGACTGACGTGCATGTCCTCCTGCGGGAATCGGTAGTCGTCCGTGGTGCGGCCCTCGGAGATGCGTTCGAAGTATTCGCGCCAGGTGACGTAGATCGAGTTGTTGCGGATCGAGTCGCCCGAGCCGATCCAGGGCCCGTAGCGCCATCCGGCGTCCTGGTAGCACATGCCTACCGGATGGGCGATGTCCTGCCGGATGCAGGCCTCGATGTAGGGCGTCTCGTTGCCCCAGGCCGTCGTCTGCCAGACGGAGTTGGGCTGCAACTCCTCGCAGGCGTAGCGCGGGGAGGTGAGGATCGACGTGCCGTCGGGAGCGGTCCAGTTCACCAGTTCGCCGCCGTAGGGGGCCGTGTAGCCGCCCCAGCAGGTGTTCGGACACTTGAGCGAGGCGTATTTGAAGCCGAAGAGCCTGAGAATCTGCGGCAGGCTGCTCGTGAAGCACGGTTCCTCGACCGAATAGGTGACGAACTCCACGTCGGGGAAGTGGCTGCGGATCTTCCGGATGCCGTAGGCGAACTGCCGGATGATGCTCTCGCCCGAGATGTTGTAGCAGTAGGGCTGGGCGTAGGTCGGGTTGGTGAATTCGACGCGCGGATCGGCGGCGATGCGTTTGAAGCGGGCGTAGTCGGCCGGCGTGCGCAGCGCCACGGTGTCCCACGTTTCGGGCTCGATCTCCAGTCCGATGCGCCACTCGGGATGCGCCTCCAGCTCATCGACGATGAAGCGCGTCTTCCACTCGACGGGATAGTGCCCGTAGATGCCTCCGTGGTACCCGTCCACGAAATAGACGGGCCGCCGTTCCTGTGCGGCGGCGGACGCGACGGGCGAGAGGGTCAGCAGAAGCAGACCGAGCAGCGCTCTCTTTCCGGTGTTCGGGATCGTGTGCGTGGCCGGGATTCCGGCGCGATGGCCGCAGAGGCGGGCGCGGAGCCGTGATACTCCGTTGCAGAATGGTTTCATGGTGTCAGCAGTTGGTTCGTAGATTCCGGGATTCCGCAGGAATCCGCTACTACAAAGAAACTGAATAAACCGCAAACCGTCATGCCCGCCGCGGGGCGAAGTAGATCGGAAAGTAAGTGCGTTGTACGACTATGCGGCTATTTTACAGCGTATTGTCGTTTCCGTACACCTCCGTTTTGGTAAATCACATTGAATCGCTCGCAAAGGTGTTCTGACCCAGTTTCCGCACCTCTTCCTCGAAATGCTCGATGCCGGGCTGCGCCTTGCTCTTGATTTTGCTCTTGTAGTTGTAAACCGTCTGGAGCGAGCAGCGCAGGAATTCCGCGATCTGGTTCACGTTCGTCAGTCCGAGCCGCATGAGGGCGAAGATGCGCAGCTCGGTGTTGAGTCTCCCTTCGGTCGTCTCGTAACGGGCCTCGGGCCTGAGCAGTTCGTTGAACTCCTCCACGAACGACGGGTAGAGTTTCAGGAACGCCTCGTCGAACTCGGCGTACAGCTCGTCGAACTCCCGGTCCTGCTCCTTCGGCGGAATCTTGAGCCGGTCGATCTGGCCGCTGCGCAGCTTGTGGCTGACATCCTTGCGGTAGGCGCAGAGCTTGTTGATATAGAGGGCGCACCGGTTCATGAAGTAGCCGATGTATTTCTCCTTGACGACGTTCGCCTCGTTGAGGCTCCGGTTCAGCTCCGAGAGCTGGCCGTTCATCTCCTGAAGGTTGCGCCGTGCCCGCGAGACCATGCGCATCTGGATTCCGATGACGGCGAGCGCCCCGGCCAGCAGTGCGATGAAGACGCTCAGCAGAATGGTCGAGCGGCGCAGGTTCCGCCGCTGCGTCTCGATGCGGTCGAGGTAGTTGCTCTCGATGATGGGCTGCACGCGGGCGATGACCGAATTCTTGACGCGCGAGTTGTAGAAGTTGGCGTCGCTGAGCGCCGAGGAGATGTAGTTGTACGACCGTTCGATGTCGCCCTGTTCGAAGAGGTTCGTGGCCAGCGTGAGCAGCGCCTCGTTCTCCTTGACCGCCAGCCGCGTGTCGGTCAGGGCCGCCAGCTTCAGGAAGCGGTTCTCCCGCTCCCGGTCGCCGGCTTCGCGGTAGAGTTTGGCCAGGCTCATCGCCGCCATGGCGTAGCTGTGCGTGTCGGGCGTCTGTCCGCGGTAGATTTCCGTGAGGATCCCTTCGGCCTCCTCCAGTCTCCCGTCGGCCTGCAACTGGAAGGCTTTCTCCTTGAGGTACATTTCGGAGTCTTCGGGCAGCAGCGACATGACCGTGTCGCGCAGCGCCCGGATCTGGGCGGCGTAATCCGCGCCGAGCGCCTCGTCGCCGGTGTAGCGCGTCAGGTTTTCGTAGTAGCGGATGCGGGTCCAGCAGTAGGAGAGCTTCTGGTCCGCGGTCAGCGCCCCGAAGTCGATGGCGCGGAGCAGGTCGGAAGCCTGCACGAACAGCCCCGAGAGGGAATAGACGAAGGCCAGCCGCAGGCGGCTTTCGGTCCGCAGCCGCTCGTCGCCCAGCGTTTCGGCGATGCGGAGGTTGTCGTGGATGTAACTCGTGGCCGAGTCGCAGACGAACGAGGTGTAGTTGTCGATGATCTCGTCGTTGATCCGGTAGCGGTCCCGGAGCGATTCCTGCGCGTCCCGCCGCTGTTTCAGCTCGCGGAGCAGCTCCTCCTTGCGGGCCGTGCGGAGACTCCGTTCCGCGATGGCGCGGTCGAGCGTCCGGAGCAGCGAATCCGGTTCGTTCCCGGCGCGGGCCGCCGGGGTCAGCGACAGCAGCGCGATAAGCAGAAGCAGGTATCGTCTCATGTATGCGTGGCGGATGCGCAGCCCGTGCCGTACGGGGCGTTCCCCGACAAATATACGGAAAAAAGATGAATTGCGAAAAAAGGAACGGAAAATGCATACCGCCGTGCGGTCGGCGGGAGCGGGCCGCGGCGAACCGGGGCGGGACGCCTCCCGGGAACGGAGCGTGCGGAAGGACGGTTGCTTTTCTTCGGTATTTGTATTACCTTTGTTCCGGGAGGGTCCCTGCACGCCGCCCGGGCGGGATGCGCCGGAGCGCCCGTGCGGGTTCCGGCGGCGCTTCCGGAAAGCCGGCGTCCCGGACCGCACGGACGGATTCCGTCCCGATTTAAAAAACTGTTCCGCCATGAAACGAATCTTTGCGACTTTGCTGTTCGTCTTCGCCGCCTGTGCGGCCGGGGCGCGCGAGGTGTATCCGCTCAACGAAGGGTGGCGTTTCTTCTTCAAGTCGGAGAACACGAGCGACAACGCCCGCCATGTCACGTTGCCGCACACCTGGAACACCGATCCCCGCTCGGCGGGGGGCTGGCTCGAAACGACGGGCAACTACCAGAACGATATTTACATTCCCGGGGAGTGGGCTTCGCGGCGGCTGTTCGTGAAGTTCTACGGCGCGCAGTCGGTGGCCGACCTGTTCGTCAATGGCCGCCATGCGGGTACGCACCGCGGAGGGGCCGCGGCCTTCGCGTTCGAGATCACGGACTACGTCCGCTTCGGGGAGGACAACGCGCTGCTGGTGGTCGTCAGCAACGGCGTCCGGGACGACGTGCTGCCCACCTCGACCGACATGAACCTCTATGGCGGCATCTACCGCGACGTGGAGCTCGTCGTGACCGGCCGGACGGCCGTGTCGCCCCTCTACCTCGGCTCGGACGGCGTGCTCGTCCATCCGCAGGCGGTCGATTCGCTCTCCGTTTCGGGCGAGGCCGAAATCCACCTCGTCTCGAAGGAGGGGAACGCCTGCATGGTGACGCTCGACATCGCCGCGCCCGACGGACGGCCGGTCTTCTCGAAGCGGCAGCGCGCACGGCTCGACGGCAAACCGGTCGTCGTGCCCTTCGCTTTCGGGGAGCCGGAGCTGTGGAGCCCCGAATCGCCGTCGCTCTACACCGTCACGGCTTCGATCGGCGAGGACAGTATCACGGACCGCGTTTCGGTCCGCACGGGATTCCGCTCGATCGTAGCGACGCCCTCGGGCGGGCTGCGGATCAACGGCCGCCGGATTCCCGTGCGCGGCGTCACGCTCTACCACGACAACGCCTCCTCGGGCGGCGCGCTCACGCCGGAGGACGGCGAGGCCGATCTGGCCGTGCTGCGCGACCTGGGGGCCAACGCCCTGCGTTCGGCCGTGATGCCCCATTCACAGCGTTTTTACGACCGCTGCGACGAACGGGGGATTCTGGTGTGGGTCGATACGCCGCTGCAAAGCGCCCCCTTTTTGGGCGACATAGCCTACTATGCCACGCCGCAGTTCGAAGAGAACGGACTGGAACAGTTGCGGGAGATCGTCGCGCAGAACATCAACCACCCGTCGGTGGCGATGTGGGGAATCTTCTCGTGCCTCCGGCCCCGGGGCGACGACGTGGTCCCCTACCTCCGGCGGCTCGTCGGCACGGCCCGTGCGATGGATCCTTCGCGGCCGACGGTGGCGTGCAGCGACCAGAACGGGAATATCAATTTCGTCTCGGACCTGATCGTCTGGCGGCAGAACGTGGGCTGGCGGAAGGGTTCGACGGACGATGTGGCCGTCTGGCGCGACCAGATGCGCAAGAACTGGTCCCACCTGCGTTCGGGTGTCGCCTACGGGGGCAGCGGGTTCATCGGCCACAAGAGCTACACGGCGCAGGCCGAACCCCGCTCGAACTGGATGCCCGAGGAGAAGCAGACGCGCTTCCACGAGGAGTACGCCCGCAACCTGCAAGGGGATTCGCTCTTCTGGGGCGTGTGGATCGACAACCTGTTCGATTACGGCTCCGCGCGGCGCCCCTACGGCGTGAACGGCTCGGGGCTCGTGACGCTCGACCGCCGCGACCGAAAGGACGCCTACTACCTCTACCGAGCGCTCTGGAACGCCGAGTCCCCGACGCTCTATATCGCCGACAAGCACCGGCGGCTGCGCGACGTGCCGCGGCAGGCGTTCCGCATCTACTCCTCGGCCGGGGTTCCCGTGCTGACGGTGGGGGCCGACACGGTGGCCGTCACCGAGTACGCCGCCTGCCAGTACCGGTCCGATTCGGTGGACGTGTCGGGTCTCGTGGAGGTGAAGGCCGTCGCCGGGCCGCTGTGCGACAGCGTGTCTATTCTGGTCGGCAACGTGCTAAAACCGAAGCGGCTGCAGGTCCCTCTGCGAAAAGCAGGTCCGCGAACGACAAGTTAGCTTCGAAGGGCATCCGGTCGGAGAATACCTGGACATAGGGCTCGGCGGCGAACGCCGGGCCCTCTCTGCGTTTGGGCCGCAGGTCCCGGTCGCCGGGCGCGGCCTCGACGTAACGCTCGGAGACCTCCGGCATCGGGATGTGCGCCAGCGAGCAGAGCAGCTCGGTGAGTTGCAGGTCGTAGTCGGCCAGGAAGGCGTATTCGCGGCGGTAGAACGGTTCGAACCGCCGGGCGTAGTGATCGAAGTAGGGCGAGGATTTGTAGGAGGCCGTGAGTGCGCCCCAGTGCTGGTGCTGCCAGCGTTTCGAGTAGTCGAGGCGCATGTCGCGCATCGGCTGGCGGGGGCGGTCGGCATGGCGGACGTGGGCGGTGAGTTCCATCGCGCCGTCCGTGGCGAGGATCCGCGCGCGGTTGCGCTCCGAGCGTTTGACGAAGTGTTCGCCCAGATCGACGACGCACCCGCCCTGCGCCAGATACCAGAAGTACTCCACCGAGGGGAGGTATGCCGCCGGAAGGATCGTCATGCCCGTGCCGCGCCGCGGGGTCCGGCGTCGGGTTCCGTCCATTCCCCGTTCCGTTTGATGAGTTCCACGAGGCGGTCGAGCGCCTCTTCCTGCGGGATGTCGCGTTCGACGACCTCGCGCCCCTTGTAGAGGGTGATGCGCCCGGGTCCCGCGCCCACATAGCCGTAGTCGGCGTCGGCCATCTCGCCCGGGCCGTTCACGATGCAGCCCATGACGCCGATGCGGAGGTTCTTGAGGTGCGACGTGCGGGCCTTGATTCCGGCGAGCGTCTTTTCGATGTCGTAGAGCGTGCGGCCGCAGCTCGGGCAGGCGATGTATTCGGTGCGGGAGAAGCGCACGCGCGCCGCCTGGAGGATCATCAGCTCGATGTCGTGCAGCTCACGGTCCGTATGGCCCGGAGCGTCGATCCGGATGCCGTCGGCCAGTCCGTCGAGCAGCAGCGGCCCCAGGTCGGCCGCGGCCTTCACGGCCAGCGTTTCGAGGTCCTTCTCGTCGTAGCGGCACGCCACCATGACCGGTGCGTCGGCGGGTTCGAGGTCGAGGATCGCGGCCCGCAGCTCGGCCGTCGGGTTGCCCGAGCGGGCCTCGAGGATGCGGAAGCCGTCGTGCGGCTCGTCGTGGACGACGGGAACCGCCACCCGCGAGCGACGGCGGTATTCGGTCGGGGAGTAGCGTTCGGGATGCCGCACGGGGAAGACGCCCGGGCGGTCGGCGAAGTGGCGGACGAGCAGTTGCGCCACGGGAATTTCGTGCTCCGGGGCCTCGGTGAGTGACACGCGGATCGTGTCGCCGATGCCGTCGGCCAGCAGGGCGCCGATGCCTACGGCGCTCTTGATGCGCCCCTCCAGTCCGTTTCCGGCCTCCGTGACGCCCAGATGGATCGGGTAGCGCATTCCCTCGGCCTCCATCGCTTCGACCAGCAGCCGGTAGGCGGCCACCATGACGCGCGTGTTGCTCGACTTCATCGAGACCGTCACCTGGTCGAACTCCTTCGCGCGGCAGATGCGCAGGAACTCCATCGCCGAGACGACCATGCCCTGCGGCGTGTCGCCCCACCGGTCGAACACCCGTTTCGCGAGCGAGCCGTGGTTCACGCCGATGCGCAGCGCCACGCCCCGGGCGCGGCACGTGTCGATGAGCGCCTCGAACTGGCCGCGGTCGTTGCGGTAGTTGCCCGGGTTGATGCGCACCTTGTCCACGTACTGCGCGGCGACGGCGGCCACCTCGGGCGTGAAATGGATGTCGGCCACCACGGCCGCCGTGCATCCGTCGGCCCGCAACTGCCGGACGATTTCGCGGAGGTTCTCGCCTTCGCGGCGGCCCTGCGCCGTGAGGCGCACGATGTGTCCGCCGGCGCGGTCGATCCGTTCGATCTGGGCCACGCTCGCGGCCGTGTCGTTGGTGTCGGTGTTGGTCATCGACTGCACGGCGACGGGGTGTCCGCCGCCGATGGTCACGCCGCCGATGCGCACTTCGCAGGCCGGGCGGCGCATGAATTTCTCGAGATTCATCGCTTGTCGTTTTCGGGACCTTCCCGCGCCGGGGCGGAGAGAGGTCCCTGCAAAGATAATATAAAAATAGCGGACCGCAGCTATTGCTGCGGTCTGCCGGGAGTTATTGCCTTCCTGGCTTCCGGGTCGGGATCCCGGCCCGGAAACCGGAAGGGGAGGGGAGAGAGTTGTCGTTATTTCTCGATTGCGGGAGCGTTCTTGAATGCTACCGGGATATCGAAGCTGAACTTCTTGCGTTCGTATCCGGTAACCTTGCCGTCCTTCTCCACGGGAACCCAAGCGTACTTGTAGGTGTAGGTCACCTTAACCGTACCCGTGATCTCCTTGGCCAGCTGCTCGTTGCCCTTCGGAACCGTGATGACGCCGTCCTTGACCGTTACGCCTTCGATCGTTTCGGTTGCGTTCGTCCAGACTACGTTGCCATAGCTTACCTCGATATCGTAACCGGCATCTTCGCTTGCGAGCTTGGTCAGAACGCCCGATTTGTAGAGTGCGTTGCCGTAAATATCGATTGCAACTATCGTTCCGTAAGTAGATCCGGTGGAGGTTGCGGCCAAAACCTTTTCTTGCAGGTTAAAGGTTGCCTCCTTGGTCGTGGACACTTCGATCTTGGAACCGCCGTAGAACTTCCAGGAGTCGAAAGCGATCGGCTCTTTCAGAACCACGTCGAATACCTTGGTGTCGAGTACTTCGGTCTTGTCATTGTAGAGCGTCGTCTTCACCGTCACCTTGTCCAGGATGCAGTTGTTCCAGTCCATCACGCCGGAAGCGATGGTCGGCAGCGTGTTGGAGCCGTAGCCCTCCGGAGTCTTCGTTACCAACTCGAAGGCTTGCGTAGCGCCGGCCTTGGCAGCCTCTTCGCTTACGGTGTAGGCGTTCGTCAGGTTGATGTTCGCCAGGTTGAATGCGTCGCCTTCGACACCGCCGTTGATGTAGATGTAGGGATTTGCCCCACCTACGCCGTCGTAGAGGTATGCGCTGTTGGGCTGGAGCTTGTAGATCGTGTTCGTCAGTTCGTACGAACCGGTCAGGTTCAGCATGAACACTTCGGCATTGCCCTTCATACCGATGATGACACCCTTGTCTTCGCCGGTCGGTACGGTGTACATGTACGAAGGCTGCTTCTCCCAGTTGAAGCCCGAGCTGTTGAACCAGAGTTTGAACAGCTTACCGCTTTCGATGTTCGGATTAACGGCCGGTATCATCGGGGTAGCGTCGAGGTCTGCGGCCTGCTTTACGCCATTGTAATTCATCGTCAGGTTCGTGAGGAAAGTCGTAACCTCTTCGGCCTTGTCGAAGTAATCCTGAGCCTGAGCGTAGAGGGTCTCGTTGAACTTGCCGTCGAGCGTTACCGAGTAGTCGGCGTTCACCTTGGCGATATTCGAATTCTTCACCTCGAAGTTCATGGCGGGCAGACCCTTGAAGGTTACCTTACCGTTGAATGCCACATAGGTGTTCAATTTTGCGTCGGAGTCGTCTCTGAGATTCACTTCCGTCTCGTATTCGGCTTCGCCGTCGCCGGTTACATAGTTCGCAGCCGTTACGACGAACTGCTGGGCCGATTCGGCGTTAAGCATCTCCTTACGCTCAAAAGTCAGGGTGATAGCACTGCCGTTCGTTGCCACTTCGCTCTTCTCGGGCAGCGTCAGGGAGACCGTGAAGCTGTCAGGCAGCTGGTTGAACTTCTCCCAGTTCATATGATCCTCTGCCGGGATAGTGATTTCGGCTTCGTATGCATTGGAAGCGTAGTTCGTATATTTCCATACGAAATTGAGGTCGATATTCATCGTCTTGAGCAGGTCGCCCAGGATGGTTACGGTCGATTTGACGGTCGGCACGTTGAATGCGATCTCTTTCTCGCCGTCGGTGATCCATACCTTGTCCGTCAGCGTCAGCACGTCACCTACGTTGGCGATATCCTTCTTGGCGCTGTTGGCTACCGTTACGGGTGCGTTCACGTTGGCCTTGTCGGTTACTTTGGCCGGGGTTACGGTCAACTGCGTCTGCGTAGCGTAGATGTCGGCGCCCATTCCCTGCTTTTGGTACGTGATGGCCGTGTGCTCATACTTGAAGCCGAGTTTCTCGGCCACGCCCTCGTCCCAGAGGTATGCTTTGGCGGCCTCCTCCATCGTCAGGATCTTGGCGTCGCTGCCGTAACGGTAACCCAATACGTAGTCTTCAAGCAGCGTGATCGACTCCTCCGAGTTCCACGGCAGTTCGTAAGCGATGGGCTTGTAGGCGTATGCCACGAGCTTGCCGTCCACTTCGTGAGCCAGAACGAAGTTGCTCTTCACGGAGTTCGAATCGCCGTCGGTGGTGATGTAGGGCGAAGTGATCTCGAAGCCGAGGGTCTCGTAGTTGCCCTTGTCGTCCTTCTTGGCCTCCTGCGACAGGCAGAGAGCCACGGCGAAGGTCTCGTCGCGGTCGAGTTTTGCATATACTTCGCTGTTGGCGACGGCCGTGAAGATCAGCTTGCCGTCCTCGGCCAGTACGTCGCCTTCGTACGTTACGGGAGCCTCGGCGGCACGGGTTACGACCTCGGGAATGAACGAAGCCTTCACCTCACCCTCGTTGATCTTCTTGGCGAGGGTCTCGGCCAGCGCAGCGGGAGCTACGCGGAATGCGACCTTCACTTTGGGCTGCGATGCGAGCTGGATATTGTCCTCTGCCTTCGATGCTGCGATATAGTAACCGCCCATGCTGACGTCCACACCGCCGTCGTTTACCTTCGTCGGAACGAATACGATCGACTGAATGCGGCCTGCCAGATCGTCGATGGCGTCCCAAATAGCCGAAATCTTCTGGTCGTACTCCTGGAAGATGGCCGAGAGGTCCTTGTTCTCGAGGAAGCCTTCCGGGTCGATCTTTTCCATGATGGCTGCGGCCAGCACGCTGTTTTCCTTTTTCAAGGCAGCCGCGGCAGCTTCGTCAATGGCGCCTACGAAGTCGTCGGTGGTCTTGTACTGGTTGAGGTACTCACCGAAGTTCTCGCCCAACAGGTTCTTGATGGCCGTCTTGATGTCCTTCACTTGAGGATCTTCGGTCAGTTGGCCCAGAATCGTATTCACGATTTCTGCCTGCTCGGCTGCGGTATATTCACCGCTTGCCAAATATTCTTTGACAGCCTTTCCGATGTTCGTCTCAATCTCGCCCCATGTGTCGAGAGCCTTGATCTGGGCATCGAAAATATCCTTGACATCCTCCTCGCTCATTCCTTCGGGAATTAGAGCCTTGACATCCTCTGCGGTCTGGTAGCCGAGTCCCTTGACCAGATCGTTTAGCTCTGCTTCCTTCACGAAGTCGTCGAAATTGATGCCTTCGAGCTTCTGCTGGAGCGAGCTGACTGCCGAGGCGTCGGCTTTCAGCTCGATCTGGCCTTTCAGATCATCGACCTCTTTTTGCAGGTTGTCGATATCGTCGTCGTAGTCCTTACAACCGACACCTGCCAGCATCGTTCCGGTCAGGAGCAATGCCAGAGAGTTTTTTAAATAAATTTTTTTCATAAGACAAATTAGAATTGAAATGGATTGGTTGTTTATGTCGTTCTTGTTTTATCCGTTACCTGTTTTCCCCGTTAAAAGTGCGCTCTGTACGCTTTTTGTGTATCATATATGATACCAACGATGCAAATATATATATAAAAATTTGCACAGCAAAATTTTTGTTCGAATTTTTGAGATGGGGGTTGTTTATGAAGAGGAGATCGCCTATATCTCCTCGAAAATTAGGGAGTTGAGGAAGGAAAAAAAGCTGACTGTGCAGGAACTTGCGTATCGTTGCGACATGGAAAGATCCAACCTGAGCCGGATCGAGGCGGGGCGCACGAATCTTACGATCAGGACCATTTGTATCATCTGCAATGCGCTCGAGGTCGGGTTGCGCGATGTGATCCGTGCGTAGGACATACCTATTTAATATATTGGGTTAGGTATCTGTGGCTCCCGTGACGTACGGGTTTTTCTTTTTTTGGGCGGTTCGGCCAAAAGTAGTATCTTTACACGCGAAACCCGCTGCTTTTGAACGCTATCGACCTTATAGTCTGCCTGGTGCTGGCGCTGGCCGTCTGGAACGGCTGGCGGCAGGGTTTCGTCGTGCAGGTATGTTCGCTGGCGGGAGTGGTCGCCGGCATCTGGCTGGCGGCGCACTACGGCGGCCGGGTCGGGGCGTGGCTCGAGCTCGACGGGGAGTTCGCCGCGGCGGGAGGTTTCGCCGCGGTGCTCGTGGCCGTCGTGCTGGCGGTGGCCGTCGCGGCGCGGCTGGTGCGCCGTCTGTGCCGTTTCGCAGGGCTGGGCATCGCCGACATCCTGCTGGGCGTGGCGGTTTCCGTGCTGAAGTATCTGTTGATACTGAGCGCGTTGTTCTCGGCGTTCGACAAGCTCAATGCGGATTACACGCTGGTCGGCCCGCGGACGGTCGGACAGTCGAAATGTTATGAACCGGTGCTGCGTCTCTCGGAGGCCGTCTTCCCTTTCTTGGAATGGGTCGGCGACCGGGTTCCGCAGCGGGACGAATAGCCTATGGAGAAGCGTTTTACGGGAACGGTGGTCCGCGCGACCGGAAGCTGGTACGAGGTGCGGCGCGACGGGGAGACGGTCCGCTGCCGCATGCGGGGCCGCCTGCGTCTGCAAGGGCGCCGTTCGACCAATCCGGTGGTGGTGGGCGACGAGGTGGCGTGCGAGGCCGACGACGGGGGCGACTACGTGATCGCCGACATCGCGCCGCGCCGCAACTACGTGATCCGCAGGGCTTCGAACCTTTCGAAGGAGTCGCATATCATCGCCGCCAACGTCGATCGCGCGCTGCTGGTCGTGACGCTGCGCGCGCCCGAGACCGCCACGGAATTCGTGGACCGTTTCCTGGTGACG from Alistipes dispar carries:
- the ispG gene encoding (E)-4-hydroxy-3-methylbut-2-enyl-diphosphate synthase, which produces MNLEKFMRRPACEVRIGGVTIGGGHPVAVQSMTNTDTNDTAASVAQIERIDRAGGHIVRLTAQGRREGENLREIVRQLRADGCTAAVVADIHFTPEVAAVAAQYVDKVRINPGNYRNDRGQFEALIDTCRARGVALRIGVNHGSLAKRVFDRWGDTPQGMVVSAMEFLRICRAKEFDQVTVSMKSSNTRVMVAAYRLLVEAMEAEGMRYPIHLGVTEAGNGLEGRIKSAVGIGALLADGIGDTIRVSLTEAPEHEIPVAQLLVRHFADRPGVFPVRHPERYSPTEYRRRSRVAVPVVHDEPHDGFRILEARSGNPTAELRAAILDLEPADAPVMVACRYDEKDLETLAVKAAADLGPLLLDGLADGIRIDAPGHTDRELHDIELMILQAARVRFSRTEYIACPSCGRTLYDIEKTLAGIKARTSHLKNLRIGVMGCIVNGPGEMADADYGYVGAGPGRITLYKGREVVERDIPQEEALDRLVELIKRNGEWTEPDAGPRGAARA
- a CDS encoding helix-turn-helix domain-containing protein — translated: MGVVYEEEIAYISSKIRELRKEKKLTVQELAYRCDMERSNLSRIEAGRTNLTIRTICIICNALEVGLRDVIRA
- a CDS encoding CvpA family protein, whose translation is MNAIDLIVCLVLALAVWNGWRQGFVVQVCSLAGVVAGIWLAAHYGGRVGAWLELDGEFAAAGGFAAVLVAVVLAVAVAARLVRRLCRFAGLGIADILLGVAVSVLKYLLILSALFSAFDKLNADYTLVGPRTVGQSKCYEPVLRLSEAVFPFLEWVGDRVPQRDE